A part of Augochlora pura isolate Apur16 chromosome 1, APUR_v2.2.1, whole genome shotgun sequence genomic DNA contains:
- the Pgap1 gene encoding GPI inositol-deacylase isoform X3 produces MEETFYVSHCIQKILSLYKINVENVILIGHSMGGVIAKGSVLLTPNTNTSVANIIITLATPHMPTLILDRTFANYYYNLENRLNDIKDAGINIISIGGGSRDTLVTTTQLLDPTADINVLSTSIPDVWKSTDHLSILWCKQLVLAIVRSLFDSVDISHRPPRISSNSEERMQALKYHFHHRIYGKRLYHSKETIQFEPGGEWIEDIRRQYTWSSKNSSKRIPIYLMIRLIGQPDELTIDTINLESKDWLFACTASSIQGQSRVCTWGWNLSNRTLLLPDRLHRQRKIVDLNLQEVNYPGATHIVVRITPNDLDEHVLVNVDLHSYEARYVSMKRNMQIKKSDVGHVRYYTIIDNSINVITVELESECKDVTHNVEAIVELCEAEIGVSQIQFFTPIDNGPKTMKIQTNYKQFNVSPYLRLTLNPACSYKFNIQEGGIIDRISIIIRERWYLLYTTIVSLLLLLLSMRINQNREQLPTIVVTIFLSYYHGLIYECLIAMAILSAFTIGLCCSIIFLGSVAHGIAVRFLARAITFSTTWSDWLLGGLNQLPFITTILVVSIIPTTCGALAMIISVFLYFLNLTKMYEDYLEELLMASLQHFNWMKRFKSAKNPEEHEDTRQKILNHLILFLLCCFAAIPAIPSVLVWAKNFSYDIRLTTEDPLLHQSWLILTVCSTLGWLQIPPKYQAIRSQVLARILYFIGWIILLMGAASRPQFYQYYIPPIVAGIASLITLNFITS; encoded by the exons ATGGAGGAAACTTTTTATGTTTCTCACTGTATACAaaaaattttaagtttataCAAGATCAATGTAGAAAATGTTATACTCATAGGGCATTCAATG GGAGGTGTTATTGCTAAAGGTTCTGTTTTATTAACTCCTAACACAAATACCAGTGtggcaaatattattataactttagCTACGCCTCATATGCCTACATTGATACTGGACAGAACTTTtgccaattattattataatttagaaaaccGTTTAAATGACATTAAAGATGCAGGGATAAACATTATATCAATAGGAGGTGGATCAAGAGATACACTTGTGACTACAACACAACTCTTAGATCCTACTGCAGATATTAATGTTCTTTCAACCAGTATTCCAGATGTGTGGAAATCTACAGATCACTTGAGCATTCTTTGGTGTAAACAATTAGTTCTTGCTATTGTACGCTCATTATTCGACTCTGTTGATATTTCTCATAGGCCTCCCAGAATTTCTTCCAATTCTGAAGAAAGAATGCAAGCTTTAAAGTACCATTTTCATCAT CGTATTTATGGGAAAAGATTATATCACTCAAAAGAGACAATACAATTTGAACCTGGTGGCGAATGGATAGAAGATATTCGAAGGCAGTATACATGGAGCAGCAAAAATTCATCTAAAAGAATACCTATTTACCTTATGATTAGACTAATTGGACAACCAGATGAATTAACTATTGACACCATAAACTTGGAATCTAAAGACTGGTTATTTGCTTGCACAGCATCCAGTATACAAGGACAGTCAAGAGTTTG TACTTGGGGTTGGAATTTGTCAAACAGAACATTACTTCTACCAGATCGTCTACAtcgtcaaagaaaaattgttgacttAAATCTTCAAGAAGTAAACTATCCTGGTGCAACACATATTGTAGTACGAATTACTCCAAACGATTTAGATGAACATGTTTTAGTAAATGTTGATTTACATTCTTATGAAGCAAGATATGTATCTATGAAGAgaaatatgcaaattaaaaagtcAGATGTTGGACATGTaagatattatactattattgaTAACAGTATAAACGTCATAACAGTTGAACTAGAATCTGAATGTAAAGATGTAACACATAATGTTGAAGCGATTGTCGAATTATGCGAGGCAGAAATTGGTGTTtcacaaattcaatttttcacacCAAT agATAACGGGCcgaaaacgatgaaaattcaaacgaactataaacaatttaacgTTTCCCCCTATTTAAGATTAACTTTAAATCCAGCATGttcttataaattcaatattcaggAAGGTGGTATTATAGatagaatttctattattatcagGGAGCGCTGGTATTTACTATATACAACAATTGTTAGCTTACTCTTATTACTTCTCTCAATGAGAATTAATCAAAATCGTGAACAACTTCCAACTATAGTAGTcacaatatttctttcatactATCATGGTTTAATCTATGAGTGTTTGATTGCTATGGCAATACTTTCTGCATTTACCATCGGACTGTGctgttcaattatatttttgggTTCAGTAGCACATGGCATTGCTGTGag atttttagCACGTGctattacattttcaacaacgTGGTCAGATTGGCTACTTGGTGGATTAAATCAATTGCCCTTTATTACAACAATTCTTGTTGTATCCATAATTCCTACAACTTGCGGGGCTTTAGCCATGATAATATcggtatttctttattttttaaatctaacgAAAATGTATGAAGATTATTTAGAAGAACTTTTAATGGCTTCACTGCAACATTTTAATTGGATGAAACGATTTAAAAGTGCGAAAAATCCTGAAGAACATGAAGATACTAGACAAAAAATACTGAATCATCTTATTCTTTTCTTACTATGCTGTTTTGCTGCTATTCCAGCCATACCATCCGTTTTAGTGTGGGCAAAAAATTTCAG ttaTGACATTAGATTGACCACCGAAGATCCTTTATTACACCAAAGCTGGCTGATCTTGACAGTATGCAGCACATTAGGCTGGTTACAAATTCCTCCTAAGTATCAAGCAATTCGATCACAAGTATTAGCCaggatattatattttatagggTGGATTATACTTTTAATGGGAGCAGCATCCCGTCcacaattttatcaatattatataccacCCATAGTCGCTGGAATCGCTAGTCTCattacattgaattttattacatcttaa
- the Pgap1 gene encoding GPI inositol-deacylase isoform X2 — protein sequence MTYMFEYPQYVRISLDNEIEELYPRYGLYAYGEGFVTEKHRRMYFSGIPVLFIPGNAGSHEQVRSLASVSLRKSLKERTPFHFDYFTVSLGKDYSALYGGVLMEETFYVSHCIQKILSLYKINVENVILIGHSMGGVIAKGSVLLTPNTNTSVANIIITLATPHMPTLILDRTFANYYYNLENRLNDIKDAGINIISIGGGSRDTLVTTTQLLDPTADINVLSTSIPDVWKSTDHLSILWCKQLVLAIVRSLFDSVDISHRPPRISSNSEERMQALKYHFHHRIYGKRLYHSKETIQFEPGGEWIEDIRRQYTWSSKNSSKRIPIYLMIRLIGQPDELTIDTINLESKDWLFACTASSIQGQSRVCTWGWNLSNRTLLLPDRLHRQRKIVDLNLQEVNYPGATHIVVRITPNDLDEHVLVNVDLHSYEARYVSMKRNMQIKKSDVGHVRYYTIIDNSINVITVELESECKDVTHNVEAIVELCEAEIGVSQIQFFTPIDNGPKTMKIQTNYKQFNVSPYLRLTLNPACSYKFNIQEGGIIDRISIIIRERWYLLYTTIVSLLLLLLSMRINQNREQLPTIVVTIFLSYYHGLIYECLIAMAILSAFTIGLCCSIIFLGSVAHGIAVRFLARAITFSTTWSDWLLGGLNQLPFITTILVVSIIPTTCGALAMIISVFLYFLNLTKMYEDYLEELLMASLQHFNWMKRFKSAKNPEEHEDTRQKILNHLILFLLCCFAAIPAIPSVLVWAKNFSYDIRLTTEDPLLHQSWLILTVCSTLGWLQIPPKYQAIRSQVLARILYFIGWIILLMGAASRPQFYQYYIPPIVAGIASLITLNFITS from the exons ATGACATATATGTTTGAATATCCACAATATGTG agAATCTCTTTGGATAATGAAATAGAAGAACTATATCCTAGATATGGATTGTACGCATATGGAGAGGGTTTTGTTACAGAAAAGCATAGAAGAATGTATTTCTCAGGAATACCTGTTCTTTTTATACCAGGAAATGCTGGATCTCATGAACAAG TAAGATCTCTTGCATCTGTGAGTTTAAGGAAGAGCTTAAAAGAGCGAACTCCATTTCACTTTGACTATTTTACAGTTTCATTGGGCAAGGATTATTCTGCTTTATATGGAg GTGTATTAATGGAGGAAACTTTTTATGTTTCTCACTGTATACAaaaaattttaagtttataCAAGATCAATGTAGAAAATGTTATACTCATAGGGCATTCAATG GGAGGTGTTATTGCTAAAGGTTCTGTTTTATTAACTCCTAACACAAATACCAGTGtggcaaatattattataactttagCTACGCCTCATATGCCTACATTGATACTGGACAGAACTTTtgccaattattattataatttagaaaaccGTTTAAATGACATTAAAGATGCAGGGATAAACATTATATCAATAGGAGGTGGATCAAGAGATACACTTGTGACTACAACACAACTCTTAGATCCTACTGCAGATATTAATGTTCTTTCAACCAGTATTCCAGATGTGTGGAAATCTACAGATCACTTGAGCATTCTTTGGTGTAAACAATTAGTTCTTGCTATTGTACGCTCATTATTCGACTCTGTTGATATTTCTCATAGGCCTCCCAGAATTTCTTCCAATTCTGAAGAAAGAATGCAAGCTTTAAAGTACCATTTTCATCAT CGTATTTATGGGAAAAGATTATATCACTCAAAAGAGACAATACAATTTGAACCTGGTGGCGAATGGATAGAAGATATTCGAAGGCAGTATACATGGAGCAGCAAAAATTCATCTAAAAGAATACCTATTTACCTTATGATTAGACTAATTGGACAACCAGATGAATTAACTATTGACACCATAAACTTGGAATCTAAAGACTGGTTATTTGCTTGCACAGCATCCAGTATACAAGGACAGTCAAGAGTTTG TACTTGGGGTTGGAATTTGTCAAACAGAACATTACTTCTACCAGATCGTCTACAtcgtcaaagaaaaattgttgacttAAATCTTCAAGAAGTAAACTATCCTGGTGCAACACATATTGTAGTACGAATTACTCCAAACGATTTAGATGAACATGTTTTAGTAAATGTTGATTTACATTCTTATGAAGCAAGATATGTATCTATGAAGAgaaatatgcaaattaaaaagtcAGATGTTGGACATGTaagatattatactattattgaTAACAGTATAAACGTCATAACAGTTGAACTAGAATCTGAATGTAAAGATGTAACACATAATGTTGAAGCGATTGTCGAATTATGCGAGGCAGAAATTGGTGTTtcacaaattcaatttttcacacCAAT agATAACGGGCcgaaaacgatgaaaattcaaacgaactataaacaatttaacgTTTCCCCCTATTTAAGATTAACTTTAAATCCAGCATGttcttataaattcaatattcaggAAGGTGGTATTATAGatagaatttctattattatcagGGAGCGCTGGTATTTACTATATACAACAATTGTTAGCTTACTCTTATTACTTCTCTCAATGAGAATTAATCAAAATCGTGAACAACTTCCAACTATAGTAGTcacaatatttctttcatactATCATGGTTTAATCTATGAGTGTTTGATTGCTATGGCAATACTTTCTGCATTTACCATCGGACTGTGctgttcaattatatttttgggTTCAGTAGCACATGGCATTGCTGTGag atttttagCACGTGctattacattttcaacaacgTGGTCAGATTGGCTACTTGGTGGATTAAATCAATTGCCCTTTATTACAACAATTCTTGTTGTATCCATAATTCCTACAACTTGCGGGGCTTTAGCCATGATAATATcggtatttctttattttttaaatctaacgAAAATGTATGAAGATTATTTAGAAGAACTTTTAATGGCTTCACTGCAACATTTTAATTGGATGAAACGATTTAAAAGTGCGAAAAATCCTGAAGAACATGAAGATACTAGACAAAAAATACTGAATCATCTTATTCTTTTCTTACTATGCTGTTTTGCTGCTATTCCAGCCATACCATCCGTTTTAGTGTGGGCAAAAAATTTCAG ttaTGACATTAGATTGACCACCGAAGATCCTTTATTACACCAAAGCTGGCTGATCTTGACAGTATGCAGCACATTAGGCTGGTTACAAATTCCTCCTAAGTATCAAGCAATTCGATCACAAGTATTAGCCaggatattatattttatagggTGGATTATACTTTTAATGGGAGCAGCATCCCGTCcacaattttatcaatattatataccacCCATAGTCGCTGGAATCGCTAGTCTCattacattgaattttattacatcttaa
- the Ppib gene encoding peptidylprolyl isomerase B (cyclophilin B) translates to MRLLLLVGLAVSVFCSSSNADDKKGPKVTDKVWFDITVDGEPIGRVEIGLFGKTVPKTVKNFIELAKKPQGEGYKGSKFHRVIREFMIQGGDFTRGDGTGGHSIYGNRFEDENFKLKHYGAGWLSMANAGKDTNGSQFFITVNQTPWLDGRHVVFGKVIKGMDVVRKIENVSTDTRDKPTKDVVIADSGAEVIAEPFSVSKEDAVD, encoded by the exons atgaGATTACTTTTATTAGTGGGTCTCGCGGTATCAGTCTTCTGTTCGAGTAGCAATGCTGACGACAAAAAGGGTCCGAAAGTAACGGATAAG GTTTGGTTCGACATTACCGTTGATGGGGAACCTATAGGGAGAGTTGAAATTGGTCTTTTTGGAAAGACTGTACCAAAAACAGTTAAGAATTTCATAGAATTGGCTAAAAAACCTCAAGGAGAAGGATATAAGGGAAGCAAATTCCACAGAGTTATTCGTGAATTTATGATTCAAGGAGGAGACTTTACAAGGGGAGATGGAACAGgag gACACAGCATTTATGGAAATCGTTTTGAAGATGAAAACTTCAAATTGAAGCATTATGGTGCTGGTTGGTTGTCTATGGCAAATGCTGGAAAAGACACCAATGGAtctcaatttttcattaccGTGAATCAAACTCCATGGCTTGATGGTAGACATGTTGTCTTTGGCAAAGTAATCAAAGGAATG GATGTGgtacgaaaaattgaaaatgtgaGTACTGATACTCGAGATAAACCAACCAAGGATGTTGTAATTGCTGATAGTGGAGCAGAAGTCATTGCAGAGCCATTCAGTGTATCAAAAGAAGATGCTGTTGATTAA
- the Stub1 gene encoding STIP1 homology and U-box containing protein 1: MMSKMYTTANLSDKELKEQGNRLFGLHKYEDAACCYTKAIIKNPSQALYFTNRALCHLRLKRWESSCQDCRRALDIDPCLVKGHFFLGLALVQLELFDEAVKHLRRAVDLAKEQKLNYGDEMTSILRQARKRRFQLREEQRIAQDTELHSYLHQLIVEDAERSIAALKEQEATKNTNGKTDNEAASTTFTRKKEEIEEKRDTCMSRLNDLFDKVDEQRKKREVPDYLCGRISFEILQEPVITPSGITYERKDVEEHLQRVGHFDPVTRVRLTQDQLIPNLAMKEVVDTFLQENEWALYY, translated from the exons ATGATGAGTAAAATGTACACAACCGCAAACCTTTCTGacaaagagttaaaagaacAAGGAAATCGTCTTTTCGGTCTCCACAAGTATGAGGATGCGGCGTGCTGCTACACTAAAGCAATC ATTAAAAATCCATCTCAAGCACTGTATTTCACAAATCGAGCTCTATGCCACTTAAGACTTAAGCGATGGGAATCATCTTGCCAAGATTGTAGACGAGCTCTAGACATCGATCCATGTTTAGTAAAAGGTCATTTTTTCCTGGGTCTCGCACTGGTGCAATTGGAACTTTTCGATGAAGCTGTTAAACATTTGCGGAGAG cTGTTGATTTGGcgaaagaacaaaaattgaacTATGGGGATGAGATGACTAGTATTCTGAGGCAAGCCAGGAAACGTCGTTTTCAATTAAGGGAGGAGCAAAGGATAGCACAAGATACTGAGTTACACTCATATTTACATCAATTAATAGTAGAAGATGCTGAACGAAGCATCGCTGCATTGAAAGAACAAGAAGcaacaaaaaatacaaatggCAAAACTGATAATGAAGCTGCATCTACTacatttacaagaaaaaaagaagaaatagaagaaaagagagacacGTGTATGTCACGTCTTAATGACTTATTTGACAAAGTGGATGAACAAAGAAAG AAGAGGGAAGTACCTGACTATTTATGTGGAAGAATTAGTTTCGAAATTTTGCAAGAACCAGTAATTACACCAAGTGGAATTACATATGAGAGAAAAGACGTAGAAGAGCATTTACAAAGGGTGGGTCATTTTGATCCAGTTACTAGAGTTCGTCTAACTCAAGATCAGTTGATCCCAAACTTAGCAATGAAAGAAGTAGTAGACACGTTCCTACAAGAAAACGAGTGggcattatattattga
- the Pgap1 gene encoding GPI inositol-deacylase isoform X1, with product MILFRSVLVYCLSFSLLMLLLLFYILGAARYVTDFEENTCDMTYMFEYPQYVRISLDNEIEELYPRYGLYAYGEGFVTEKHRRMYFSGIPVLFIPGNAGSHEQVRSLASVSLRKSLKERTPFHFDYFTVSLGKDYSALYGGVLMEETFYVSHCIQKILSLYKINVENVILIGHSMGGVIAKGSVLLTPNTNTSVANIIITLATPHMPTLILDRTFANYYYNLENRLNDIKDAGINIISIGGGSRDTLVTTTQLLDPTADINVLSTSIPDVWKSTDHLSILWCKQLVLAIVRSLFDSVDISHRPPRISSNSEERMQALKYHFHHRIYGKRLYHSKETIQFEPGGEWIEDIRRQYTWSSKNSSKRIPIYLMIRLIGQPDELTIDTINLESKDWLFACTASSIQGQSRVCTWGWNLSNRTLLLPDRLHRQRKIVDLNLQEVNYPGATHIVVRITPNDLDEHVLVNVDLHSYEARYVSMKRNMQIKKSDVGHVRYYTIIDNSINVITVELESECKDVTHNVEAIVELCEAEIGVSQIQFFTPIDNGPKTMKIQTNYKQFNVSPYLRLTLNPACSYKFNIQEGGIIDRISIIIRERWYLLYTTIVSLLLLLLSMRINQNREQLPTIVVTIFLSYYHGLIYECLIAMAILSAFTIGLCCSIIFLGSVAHGIAVRFLARAITFSTTWSDWLLGGLNQLPFITTILVVSIIPTTCGALAMIISVFLYFLNLTKMYEDYLEELLMASLQHFNWMKRFKSAKNPEEHEDTRQKILNHLILFLLCCFAAIPAIPSVLVWAKNFSYDIRLTTEDPLLHQSWLILTVCSTLGWLQIPPKYQAIRSQVLARILYFIGWIILLMGAASRPQFYQYYIPPIVAGIASLITLNFITS from the exons atgatactgTTTAGATCTGTATTAGTTTATTGCTTGAGCTTTTCACTTTTAATGttgcttcttttattttatattcttggTGCTGCTCGTTATGTTACggattttgaagaaaatactTGTGATATGACATATATGTTTGAATATCCACAATATGTG agAATCTCTTTGGATAATGAAATAGAAGAACTATATCCTAGATATGGATTGTACGCATATGGAGAGGGTTTTGTTACAGAAAAGCATAGAAGAATGTATTTCTCAGGAATACCTGTTCTTTTTATACCAGGAAATGCTGGATCTCATGAACAAG TAAGATCTCTTGCATCTGTGAGTTTAAGGAAGAGCTTAAAAGAGCGAACTCCATTTCACTTTGACTATTTTACAGTTTCATTGGGCAAGGATTATTCTGCTTTATATGGAg GTGTATTAATGGAGGAAACTTTTTATGTTTCTCACTGTATACAaaaaattttaagtttataCAAGATCAATGTAGAAAATGTTATACTCATAGGGCATTCAATG GGAGGTGTTATTGCTAAAGGTTCTGTTTTATTAACTCCTAACACAAATACCAGTGtggcaaatattattataactttagCTACGCCTCATATGCCTACATTGATACTGGACAGAACTTTtgccaattattattataatttagaaaaccGTTTAAATGACATTAAAGATGCAGGGATAAACATTATATCAATAGGAGGTGGATCAAGAGATACACTTGTGACTACAACACAACTCTTAGATCCTACTGCAGATATTAATGTTCTTTCAACCAGTATTCCAGATGTGTGGAAATCTACAGATCACTTGAGCATTCTTTGGTGTAAACAATTAGTTCTTGCTATTGTACGCTCATTATTCGACTCTGTTGATATTTCTCATAGGCCTCCCAGAATTTCTTCCAATTCTGAAGAAAGAATGCAAGCTTTAAAGTACCATTTTCATCAT CGTATTTATGGGAAAAGATTATATCACTCAAAAGAGACAATACAATTTGAACCTGGTGGCGAATGGATAGAAGATATTCGAAGGCAGTATACATGGAGCAGCAAAAATTCATCTAAAAGAATACCTATTTACCTTATGATTAGACTAATTGGACAACCAGATGAATTAACTATTGACACCATAAACTTGGAATCTAAAGACTGGTTATTTGCTTGCACAGCATCCAGTATACAAGGACAGTCAAGAGTTTG TACTTGGGGTTGGAATTTGTCAAACAGAACATTACTTCTACCAGATCGTCTACAtcgtcaaagaaaaattgttgacttAAATCTTCAAGAAGTAAACTATCCTGGTGCAACACATATTGTAGTACGAATTACTCCAAACGATTTAGATGAACATGTTTTAGTAAATGTTGATTTACATTCTTATGAAGCAAGATATGTATCTATGAAGAgaaatatgcaaattaaaaagtcAGATGTTGGACATGTaagatattatactattattgaTAACAGTATAAACGTCATAACAGTTGAACTAGAATCTGAATGTAAAGATGTAACACATAATGTTGAAGCGATTGTCGAATTATGCGAGGCAGAAATTGGTGTTtcacaaattcaatttttcacacCAAT agATAACGGGCcgaaaacgatgaaaattcaaacgaactataaacaatttaacgTTTCCCCCTATTTAAGATTAACTTTAAATCCAGCATGttcttataaattcaatattcaggAAGGTGGTATTATAGatagaatttctattattatcagGGAGCGCTGGTATTTACTATATACAACAATTGTTAGCTTACTCTTATTACTTCTCTCAATGAGAATTAATCAAAATCGTGAACAACTTCCAACTATAGTAGTcacaatatttctttcatactATCATGGTTTAATCTATGAGTGTTTGATTGCTATGGCAATACTTTCTGCATTTACCATCGGACTGTGctgttcaattatatttttgggTTCAGTAGCACATGGCATTGCTGTGag atttttagCACGTGctattacattttcaacaacgTGGTCAGATTGGCTACTTGGTGGATTAAATCAATTGCCCTTTATTACAACAATTCTTGTTGTATCCATAATTCCTACAACTTGCGGGGCTTTAGCCATGATAATATcggtatttctttattttttaaatctaacgAAAATGTATGAAGATTATTTAGAAGAACTTTTAATGGCTTCACTGCAACATTTTAATTGGATGAAACGATTTAAAAGTGCGAAAAATCCTGAAGAACATGAAGATACTAGACAAAAAATACTGAATCATCTTATTCTTTTCTTACTATGCTGTTTTGCTGCTATTCCAGCCATACCATCCGTTTTAGTGTGGGCAAAAAATTTCAG ttaTGACATTAGATTGACCACCGAAGATCCTTTATTACACCAAAGCTGGCTGATCTTGACAGTATGCAGCACATTAGGCTGGTTACAAATTCCTCCTAAGTATCAAGCAATTCGATCACAAGTATTAGCCaggatattatattttatagggTGGATTATACTTTTAATGGGAGCAGCATCCCGTCcacaattttatcaatattatataccacCCATAGTCGCTGGAATCGCTAGTCTCattacattgaattttattacatcttaa